A single region of the Enterobacter cloacae complex sp. R_G8 genome encodes:
- a CDS encoding urease accessory protein UreD — MLAAQVTDNTYKGWQASLALQFCHTPEKTLLHSAHHVGPLTVQRPFYPEGETCHLYLLHPPGGIVGGDTLDISVRLNAKSHTLITMPGASKFYRSSGPQARLSQHFYLDEDATLEWLPQDTIIFPGANAALRSVFHLKASSTLLAWELYCLGRPVINETFSHGTLESRLEVWVDDEPRLIERQHLSDGDLTPVAGHPWIGTLLFYPATDDHLDAVRERLAPLENYAGATLTDGLLSVRFLSHDNLICQRVMRDIWQSLRPLLTTKTACSPRIWQT; from the coding sequence ATGTTAGCAGCTCAGGTCACTGATAATACATACAAAGGCTGGCAGGCATCGCTTGCCCTGCAGTTTTGTCACACCCCTGAGAAAACCCTCCTGCACTCCGCTCATCACGTCGGGCCGCTCACCGTTCAGCGTCCGTTTTACCCCGAAGGGGAAACCTGCCACCTTTATCTGCTTCATCCGCCCGGCGGGATTGTGGGCGGCGATACGCTGGACATTTCCGTTCGGCTGAACGCCAAAAGCCATACGCTTATCACCATGCCCGGCGCCAGCAAGTTCTATCGCAGCAGCGGCCCGCAGGCCCGTCTGAGCCAGCACTTTTATCTCGATGAAGACGCCACCCTGGAATGGCTGCCGCAGGACACCATTATTTTTCCCGGTGCGAATGCCGCACTGCGCTCCGTCTTCCACCTGAAGGCCTCCAGCACGCTGCTGGCGTGGGAGCTGTACTGCCTGGGCCGCCCGGTGATAAACGAAACCTTCAGCCACGGCACGCTGGAGAGCCGTCTTGAGGTGTGGGTAGATGACGAGCCGCGCCTGATTGAGCGCCAGCATCTTAGCGACGGCGATCTCACGCCCGTCGCCGGACATCCGTGGATCGGCACGCTGCTGTTCTATCCGGCTACCGATGATCACCTCGACGCGGTGCGCGAGCGGCTCGCACCGCTGGAAAATTATGCCGGGGCAACGCTCACCGATGGCCTGCTGTCGGTGCGTTTTCTCTCCCACGACAACCTGATTTGCCAGCGGGTGATGCGCGATATCTGGCAGTCGCTTCGCCCGCTCCTCACCACCAAAACCGCCTGTTCGCCGCGTATCTGGCAGACATAA
- a CDS encoding MFS transporter codes for MAEITDTTPLATAGNTPDGDIKWVRNASDVSRLVNDGSQGRTNARIVVGIALGGIFLDAYDLGALAFGIKDITREFNLTPAGTGMVASAITFGAIVGALLGGYLTDKIGRYRVFMADMVFFVVAAIACALAPNEYVLAGARFVMGLGVGIDLPVAMAFLSEFAKLKGPGNKASSVAMWCPTWYAAISISYLLVLFFYAVLPASHSDWLWRLILGFGAVPALVIIAIRSRYMSESPVWAANQGNLKEAASILRQSYNINAHVPQDALSQPAPVVNKAKWSNYLNLFRGIYLRRTTLATLLSVVSSFAYNAVAFGLPVIISSFFVQSMLTTILISLALNLLFAFVGGLLAVRYVPRFGAWRMSLAGYACQLVALLGLALIGRPEGAAEGVIAVGMLALFLFGQGFGPGAHTMTFASLSYPTSLRGVGVGLNQTLMRSSSTLSLFLFPLLVASLDTAVFWVIALAPFIGLASLLAIRWEPSGYDVDAEDYR; via the coding sequence ATGGCAGAAATCACAGACACCACTCCCCTTGCAACGGCAGGAAACACCCCGGATGGCGACATCAAGTGGGTACGTAACGCATCGGACGTTTCACGTCTGGTTAACGACGGTTCTCAGGGCCGCACCAACGCCCGTATTGTGGTCGGTATTGCGCTGGGAGGGATTTTCCTCGATGCCTACGATCTCGGCGCGCTGGCGTTTGGCATCAAAGACATTACCCGCGAATTCAATTTAACCCCTGCAGGCACCGGCATGGTGGCCTCGGCCATTACCTTTGGTGCTATCGTCGGGGCGCTGCTTGGCGGCTATCTTACGGATAAAATCGGGCGTTACCGCGTCTTTATGGCCGACATGGTGTTCTTTGTCGTCGCCGCTATCGCCTGCGCACTGGCACCAAACGAATATGTGCTGGCGGGTGCGCGCTTTGTGATGGGGCTCGGCGTGGGGATTGACCTCCCCGTGGCGATGGCCTTTCTGAGCGAGTTTGCCAAACTCAAAGGCCCGGGTAATAAGGCCTCCAGCGTCGCAATGTGGTGCCCTACCTGGTATGCCGCCATCAGCATCTCTTACCTGCTGGTGCTTTTCTTCTACGCCGTGCTGCCGGCAAGCCACAGCGACTGGCTCTGGCGCTTAATCCTCGGTTTTGGTGCGGTGCCTGCGCTGGTGATTATCGCCATTCGCAGTCGCTATATGAGCGAATCGCCGGTCTGGGCGGCAAATCAGGGCAACCTGAAAGAGGCGGCGTCTATTTTACGTCAGTCGTATAACATCAATGCCCACGTGCCGCAGGACGCGCTCAGCCAGCCCGCGCCGGTGGTCAATAAGGCAAAATGGTCGAACTACCTGAACCTGTTCCGGGGCATCTATTTACGCCGCACCACGCTCGCCACGCTGCTGTCGGTGGTCTCTTCCTTCGCCTATAACGCCGTGGCGTTTGGTCTTCCGGTAATCATCTCCAGCTTCTTTGTCCAGTCGATGCTGACCACCATTCTGATTTCGCTCGCGCTTAACCTGCTGTTTGCCTTCGTTGGCGGACTGCTGGCGGTCCGCTACGTGCCGCGCTTCGGCGCCTGGCGAATGTCACTTGCGGGCTACGCCTGTCAACTGGTGGCACTGCTTGGGCTGGCGCTGATAGGGCGGCCTGAAGGCGCGGCAGAGGGTGTGATTGCCGTCGGCATGCTGGCGCTGTTCCTGTTTGGTCAGGGTTTTGGGCCAGGCGCGCATACCATGACGTTCGCTTCCCTCAGCTACCCGACCTCGCTGCGCGGCGTGGGCGTAGGCCTTAACCAGACGCTGATGCGCAGCAGTTCAACGCTGTCACTGTTCCTGTTCCCGCTGCTGGTAGCCTCACTGGATACCGCCGTCTTCTGGGTGATCGCCCTGGCGCCGTTTATCGGGCTGGCCTCACTGCTGGCGATCCGCTGGGAACCCTCCGGGTATGATGTGGATGCGGAGGATTACCGGTAA
- the ureG gene encoding urease accessory protein UreG — protein MADYKHPLRVGVGGPVGSGKTALLEALCKAMRDTYHLAVVTNDIYTKEDQRILTEAGALEPERIVGVETGGCPHTAIREDASMNLAAVEALSEKFGNLDLIFVESGGDNLSATFSPELADLTIYVIDVAEGEKIPRKGGPGITKSDFLVINKTDLAPYVGASLEVMERDTNRMRGERPWTFTNLKAGDGLATIIAFLEEKGMLRI, from the coding sequence ATGGCTGATTACAAACATCCCCTGCGCGTGGGCGTGGGTGGCCCGGTGGGGTCGGGTAAAACCGCGCTGCTGGAAGCGCTCTGCAAGGCAATGCGCGACACGTATCACCTGGCGGTGGTGACGAATGATATCTACACCAAAGAGGATCAGCGCATCCTGACCGAAGCAGGCGCGCTTGAGCCGGAGCGCATCGTCGGGGTGGAGACCGGCGGCTGCCCGCACACCGCCATCCGCGAAGATGCGTCAATGAACCTGGCCGCAGTGGAAGCGCTCAGCGAGAAGTTCGGTAACCTGGATCTGATCTTCGTTGAAAGCGGCGGCGATAACCTGAGCGCCACCTTCAGCCCGGAGCTGGCGGATCTGACCATTTACGTGATCGACGTGGCCGAAGGGGAGAAGATCCCGCGCAAGGGCGGGCCGGGGATCACCAAATCCGATTTTCTGGTGATCAACAAAACCGACCTGGCCCCCTACGTTGGCGCCTCACTGGAGGTGATGGAGCGCGACACCAACCGCATGCGCGGCGAGCGTCCGTGGACCTTTACCAACCTGAAAGCGGGGGATGGTCTGGCGACGATTATTGCGTTTCTGGAAGAAAAAGGCATGCTGCGGATCTGA
- a CDS encoding HupE/UreJ family protein, protein MRKYLPLLLLAFSLPALAHPGHGADSFHAGFFHPLTGLDHLLMLAGAGVLSALSGRKLLLPFATLGMMLVGAIAGSLLGGFSGMEMLIIASLGVCGVMMFKTENRLLLAVPTLAMFHGWAHGVEMSGHSFWLFTSGFMLASATVLCASFAAGLLLRRHDGLRKTFGGGLIVSALLALMS, encoded by the coding sequence ATGCGCAAGTACTTACCCCTGTTACTGCTGGCTTTTTCCCTGCCTGCGCTGGCACATCCGGGACACGGTGCCGACAGCTTCCATGCTGGTTTTTTCCACCCACTGACCGGACTTGATCACCTGCTGATGCTTGCCGGTGCGGGCGTGCTCTCCGCGCTGAGCGGCCGCAAGCTGCTGCTGCCTTTTGCCACCCTCGGGATGATGCTCGTCGGTGCCATTGCAGGCAGCCTGCTCGGCGGCTTTAGCGGCATGGAGATGCTGATTATCGCCTCGCTGGGCGTCTGCGGCGTGATGATGTTTAAAACCGAAAATCGTCTGCTGCTGGCGGTGCCTACCCTGGCGATGTTCCACGGCTGGGCGCACGGGGTGGAGATGTCCGGCCACAGCTTCTGGCTCTTCACCAGCGGCTTTATGCTGGCCAGCGCCACGGTGCTGTGCGCCAGCTTCGCCGCGGGGTTACTGCTGCGCCGCCACGACGGACTGCGTAAAACTTTTGGCGGCGGGCTTATCGTCTCTGCCCTGCTGGCGCTGATGAGCTGA
- a CDS encoding urease accessory protein UreF, giving the protein MELARQRLRLMQLSSSSLPVGSFTWSQGLEWAVETGWVTDAEAFKNWQTLQMEQSFFCVDLPLFARLYRACEEGDLAAAKRWTSYLLACRETRELREEERNRGAAFTRLIKSWEPDCPAPWQPLFMQSQLSGMAWLGVRWGISAHEMALSLGYSWIESAVMAGVKLVPFGQQAAQRLIIELSDHFAARFEQAFLRDDEALGAATPLSAIASARHETQYSRLFRS; this is encoded by the coding sequence ATGGAGCTCGCCCGCCAGCGTCTGCGCCTGATGCAGCTCTCCAGCAGCAGCCTGCCGGTCGGGTCGTTTACCTGGTCACAGGGGCTGGAGTGGGCCGTCGAGACAGGCTGGGTTACCGACGCAGAGGCGTTCAAAAACTGGCAAACCCTGCAGATGGAGCAGAGCTTTTTCTGCGTCGACCTGCCGCTGTTTGCCCGGCTCTACCGGGCCTGTGAAGAGGGCGATCTGGCGGCAGCAAAACGCTGGACGTCATATCTGCTCGCCTGTCGGGAAACCCGTGAACTGCGGGAAGAAGAACGCAATCGCGGCGCCGCCTTTACGCGGCTCATCAAAAGCTGGGAGCCGGACTGTCCGGCCCCGTGGCAGCCGCTGTTTATGCAGAGCCAGCTCAGCGGCATGGCGTGGCTCGGCGTGCGTTGGGGGATTAGCGCGCACGAGATGGCCCTGAGTCTGGGCTACAGCTGGATTGAGAGCGCGGTGATGGCCGGCGTCAAGCTGGTGCCGTTTGGGCAACAGGCCGCGCAGCGGCTGATTATCGAACTGAGCGATCATTTTGCTGCCCGGTTTGAACAGGCATTTTTACGTGACGATGAGGCACTGGGCGCGGCGACGCCGCTGTCCGCCATCGCCTCTGCGCGCCACGAAACACAATATTCACGACTATTCCGTTCCTGA
- a CDS encoding urease subunit gamma encodes MELTPREKDKLLLFTAALVAERRLARGVKLNYPESVALISAFIMEGARDGETVASLMEAGRHVLTRDQVMEGVPEMIPDIQVEATFPDGSKLVTVHNPIV; translated from the coding sequence ATGGAACTGACCCCCAGAGAAAAAGACAAGCTGTTGCTGTTCACCGCCGCGCTGGTTGCCGAACGCCGCCTTGCGCGCGGGGTAAAGCTCAATTACCCGGAATCGGTCGCGCTGATCAGCGCCTTCATTATGGAAGGCGCGCGCGATGGCGAAACCGTCGCCTCACTGATGGAAGCGGGCCGTCACGTCCTGACGCGCGACCAGGTGATGGAGGGCGTACCGGAGATGATCCCGGATATTCAGGTGGAAGCCACCTTCCCCGACGGGTCAAAGCTCGTCACCGTGCATAACCCGATCGTCTAA
- the ureC gene encoding urease subunit alpha, whose amino-acid sequence MAEISRQAYADMFGPTTGDKVRLADSELWIEVEDDLTVYGEEVKFGGGKVIRDGMGQGQMTAQDCVDLVLTNALIVDHWGIVKADIGVKNGRIFAVGKAGNPDIQPGVTIPIGAATEVIAAEGKIVTAGGIDTHIHWICPQQAEEALVSGVTTMIGGGTGPAAGTNATTCTPGPWYIARMLQAADTLPVNIGLLGKGNGSNPDALREQIVAGAIGLKIHEDWGATPAAINCSLEVAEEMDIQVALHSDTLNESGFVEDTLAAIGGRTIHTFHTEGAGGGHAPDIITACAHPNILPSSTNPTLPYTVNTIDEHLDMLMVCHHLDPDIAEDVAFAESRIRRETIAAEDVLHDIGAFSLTSSDSQAMGRVGEVIIRTWQVAHRMKVQRGALPEETGDNDNFRVKRYVAKYTINPALTHGIAHEVGSIEAGKLADLVVWSPAFFGVKPATIVKGGMIACAPMGDINASIPTPQPVHYRPMFGALGAARHATRLTFVSQAADALGMAQQLNLQSATAVVKGCRTVKKADMIHNGLQPNITVDSQTYEVRVDGELITSEPADVLPMAQRYFLF is encoded by the coding sequence ATGGCTGAAATTTCGCGCCAGGCTTATGCCGATATGTTCGGCCCCACCACCGGCGATAAAGTACGATTAGCCGACAGTGAGCTGTGGATCGAAGTGGAAGACGATCTCACCGTCTACGGCGAAGAGGTTAAATTTGGCGGCGGGAAAGTGATCCGCGACGGCATGGGCCAGGGGCAGATGACCGCGCAAGACTGCGTGGATCTGGTGCTGACTAACGCGTTGATTGTCGATCACTGGGGGATCGTGAAAGCGGATATCGGCGTGAAGAACGGGCGGATCTTCGCCGTCGGCAAAGCCGGTAACCCTGACATTCAGCCTGGCGTAACGATCCCGATCGGTGCCGCCACAGAAGTGATCGCCGCTGAAGGGAAGATCGTCACCGCTGGCGGGATCGACACCCACATCCACTGGATCTGCCCGCAACAGGCCGAAGAGGCGCTGGTTTCCGGCGTCACAACGATGATCGGCGGCGGTACGGGACCTGCGGCAGGGACCAACGCCACCACCTGCACGCCGGGACCGTGGTATATCGCCCGTATGCTGCAGGCTGCTGATACCCTGCCGGTGAATATCGGCCTGCTCGGCAAAGGTAACGGTTCAAACCCGGATGCCCTGCGCGAGCAGATAGTCGCCGGTGCCATCGGGCTTAAGATCCACGAAGACTGGGGCGCGACGCCCGCAGCCATCAACTGCTCGCTGGAGGTGGCGGAAGAGATGGACATTCAGGTGGCGCTGCACAGCGACACGCTGAACGAATCCGGTTTCGTCGAAGACACGCTGGCCGCCATTGGCGGGCGCACCATCCATACTTTCCACACTGAAGGAGCAGGCGGTGGCCACGCGCCGGATATTATTACCGCCTGCGCACACCCCAATATTCTGCCCTCCTCCACCAACCCGACGCTGCCCTATACGGTCAATACCATCGATGAACATCTCGACATGCTGATGGTCTGCCACCACCTCGATCCGGATATCGCCGAGGACGTAGCCTTTGCCGAATCGCGTATTCGCCGGGAAACCATCGCCGCGGAGGATGTGCTGCACGATATCGGCGCATTCTCGCTCACCTCCTCAGATTCGCAGGCCATGGGCCGCGTCGGGGAAGTGATTATCCGCACCTGGCAGGTGGCGCACCGCATGAAGGTGCAGCGCGGCGCACTGCCGGAAGAAACCGGCGATAACGACAACTTTCGCGTGAAGCGCTACGTCGCCAAATACACCATTAACCCGGCACTTACCCACGGTATCGCCCACGAAGTGGGCTCCATCGAGGCGGGCAAGCTGGCGGATTTAGTGGTCTGGTCCCCGGCGTTCTTTGGCGTGAAACCCGCCACCATCGTCAAGGGCGGGATGATCGCCTGCGCGCCGATGGGCGATATCAACGCCTCGATTCCCACGCCGCAACCGGTCCACTACCGCCCGATGTTTGGTGCGCTGGGTGCCGCACGCCACGCCACCCGGCTGACGTTTGTCTCGCAGGCTGCTGACGCGCTGGGAATGGCACAACAGCTCAACCTGCAGAGCGCCACAGCGGTGGTCAAAGGCTGCCGGACGGTGAAAAAAGCCGACATGATCCACAACGGCCTGCAGCCAAATATCACCGTCGATTCGCAAACCTATGAAGTGCGCGTCGACGGCGAACTGATAACCAGCGAACCGGCTGACGTTCTGCCGATGGCGCAACGCTATTTCCTGTTTTGA
- the ureE gene encoding urease accessory protein UreE: protein MIFLTQRLDHAHPITASVTLPIDVRVKSRARVSLNDGREAGLMLPRGLLLRGGDLLCNEDGSEVIEVIAAPESVSVVRCDDPFLLARACYHLGNRHVPLQIMPGELRYHHDHVLDDMLRQFGLAVTFASLPFEPEAGAYTSEAHSHSHAHAHSH, encoded by the coding sequence ATGATCTTTTTAACCCAACGCCTGGACCATGCGCATCCGATTACCGCCAGCGTCACGCTGCCGATTGACGTACGGGTGAAAAGCCGCGCCCGCGTATCGCTAAACGACGGCCGCGAAGCCGGACTGATGCTGCCGCGCGGCCTGCTGCTGCGTGGGGGGGACCTGCTCTGTAACGAAGACGGCAGCGAGGTGATCGAAGTGATTGCCGCCCCGGAGTCCGTCTCCGTGGTGCGCTGCGACGATCCTTTCCTGCTCGCCCGCGCCTGCTACCACCTGGGTAACCGCCACGTGCCGCTGCAAATCATGCCCGGCGAGCTGCGCTATCACCACGATCACGTCCTCGACGACATGCTGCGCCAGTTTGGGCTGGCGGTAACCTTCGCCAGCCTGCCGTTTGAACCCGAAGCGGGGGCCTACACCAGCGAGGCCCACAGTCATAGCCACGCTCACGCTCATTCACATTAA
- a CDS encoding alpha/beta hydrolase gives MKTMTAILISSVFASAAASAQTSNTPTPTAGVQAFLNVLNAGKGKPMEQMTPQEARQVLIGAQQGAKLPPADVSEKTIQVNGQAIKLKIVKPENASGTLPAFMFFHGGGWVLGDFPTHERLIRDLVRASGAAAVYVDYTPSPEAHFPVAINQAYEATKWVAAHGQEIGVDGSRLGLVGNSVGGNMVASVALQAKQFNGPKIRYNVMLWPVTDANFDTASYNQFENGYFLSKNMMKWFWDNYTTRADDRNNILASPLRASTAQLKGFPETLIQTAELDVLRDEGEAFGRKLDAAGVPVTVTRYNGMIHDYGLLNPLSEEPTVKVALEQAGAALHEHLK, from the coding sequence ATGAAAACAATGACCGCCATCCTAATTTCTTCCGTCTTCGCGTCAGCCGCGGCATCCGCTCAAACCAGCAATACCCCAACCCCGACCGCGGGCGTGCAGGCATTTCTTAATGTTCTGAATGCCGGGAAAGGGAAACCGATGGAACAGATGACCCCGCAGGAAGCACGTCAGGTATTGATTGGCGCGCAGCAGGGCGCAAAACTTCCCCCCGCTGACGTTTCAGAAAAAACGATCCAGGTAAATGGTCAGGCGATCAAACTGAAAATAGTGAAACCTGAAAACGCGAGCGGCACGCTCCCGGCATTTATGTTCTTTCACGGCGGCGGTTGGGTGCTGGGTGATTTCCCAACCCACGAACGTTTAATCCGCGACCTCGTTCGCGCTTCCGGCGCCGCTGCGGTTTATGTCGATTACACACCGTCACCTGAAGCCCACTTCCCGGTGGCAATCAATCAGGCCTATGAAGCGACAAAATGGGTAGCCGCGCACGGTCAGGAAATTGGCGTGGATGGTAGCCGTCTGGGTCTGGTCGGTAACAGTGTGGGCGGCAATATGGTGGCTTCCGTGGCGCTGCAGGCAAAACAGTTCAACGGCCCCAAAATTCGCTACAACGTGATGCTCTGGCCAGTTACCGATGCGAATTTCGATACTGCCTCGTATAACCAGTTCGAAAATGGCTATTTCCTGTCGAAAAACATGATGAAATGGTTCTGGGATAACTACACCACCCGCGCTGACGATCGCAACAATATCCTGGCCTCTCCGCTTCGTGCCAGCACCGCGCAGTTGAAAGGTTTCCCGGAGACCTTGATTCAGACAGCAGAGCTGGACGTTCTGCGGGATGAAGGTGAAGCCTTCGGGCGTAAACTGGATGCAGCTGGCGTCCCGGTGACCGTCACGCGCTATAACGGCATGATCCATGATTACGGCCTGCTCAATCCACTGAGCGAAGAGCCGACGGTCAAGGTTGCCCTGGAGCAGGCTGGCGCAGCGCTGCATGAGCACCTGAAATAA
- a CDS encoding MarR family winged helix-turn-helix transcriptional regulator — protein MKENKTLDDLLCFSLYSVTNAFVRQYRPLLQELDLTYPQFVVLMALYEKDNIPLRDLSDKTFFDSGTLTPLVQKLEAKGFLNRVAVANDERMKHVVLTDKANELKKQVMALPDRIRCSMRMNDDELETLKKLSRTLLEDL, from the coding sequence ATGAAAGAAAACAAAACATTAGATGATTTACTTTGCTTCTCCCTGTACTCGGTTACCAATGCGTTCGTTCGACAATATCGCCCCTTACTGCAGGAGCTGGACCTCACTTATCCGCAATTTGTTGTTTTGATGGCCCTTTATGAGAAAGACAACATCCCGCTTCGCGATCTGAGCGATAAGACGTTTTTTGATTCGGGTACATTGACTCCGCTCGTACAAAAGCTTGAGGCAAAAGGATTTTTGAACCGTGTTGCCGTGGCTAATGATGAACGGATGAAACACGTCGTTCTGACCGATAAGGCGAATGAACTTAAAAAGCAGGTGATGGCGCTGCCAGACCGGATTCGCTGCAGCATGCGGATGAATGATGATGAGCTTGAGACGCTAAAAAAACTCTCCAGAACGCTGCTGGAAGATTTATAA
- a CDS encoding S8 family serine peptidase, translated as MKKSLLSLLICAAVTCSAFAETTPQAEFAQDGESYIAIVVKLKPGKPLLKSTSTTTTTANTLTLSDPALVPTSMFRPNKLRSTQSDEFAQLNARYGFDRYVRIDLPENKSTDKNYINRVITELEQNQNVEIVYPESVPVSLDKYSGEEHQNKPPLKSTVQSSVGASSVPDFRSQQYYTKSPTDKRQGYYMGGVNRDSVNKYPGNEGEGVTIISMENDIWNVNHINLPKPALIQGSNKYVDDHDTASVGIMAARDIGAGVRGLSWKSRVGFSDWHYNNLYNMIPLLKAGDVVQIGMQTGGGEITGCTTTCYVPQENVQSYYDIIKALTDKGVYVIEAAGNGNVNLDHSAFNGKFDVNVRDSGAIIAGAFCAKEGKRAYFSTYGSRVTSSSWGCWDVVSAGFGNLYNAPNAQYTSTFAGTSSANPIIAGVVASLSGIAKANGITVTPRQMRQILAETGTPLANGESAKVGTQPDMERAVARIMALKDGNTPVAPAPTAAAGADYTMVSPATGVSTYPLDGSKSLNAKSYNWSVTKGAETFSLEAKLNGTLVKSVDSAHAYAVIPANSEGEAVFTLTTTGADGRTATDSMTIKVTKPAVPAKDDTPAKDDTPVKPAAPAYNAKIAYPTKCTKVSYNGKIWFNQWYVNPGQETPGTGGQWGAWREQGASNNSCK; from the coding sequence ATGAAAAAAAGTCTTCTCTCACTCTTAATATGTGCGGCAGTGACATGTTCTGCCTTTGCTGAAACCACGCCACAGGCAGAGTTTGCCCAGGACGGCGAATCCTATATTGCGATTGTGGTGAAGCTGAAGCCGGGCAAACCGTTGCTCAAATCCACCAGTACAACCACAACCACGGCAAATACGCTGACGCTGAGCGACCCCGCTCTGGTGCCGACCAGTATGTTCCGTCCAAATAAACTGCGCAGTACCCAATCTGATGAGTTTGCACAGCTGAATGCACGCTACGGTTTTGATCGTTATGTGCGGATTGATTTGCCGGAAAATAAAAGCACCGATAAAAATTATATCAATCGCGTCATTACGGAACTGGAACAAAACCAGAATGTGGAAATAGTCTACCCGGAAAGCGTCCCGGTATCATTAGATAAATACAGTGGTGAAGAACATCAAAATAAGCCACCATTAAAATCAACGGTGCAAAGCTCGGTGGGGGCATCGTCAGTACCAGACTTTCGTAGCCAGCAATATTACACTAAATCGCCCACTGACAAACGTCAGGGCTATTATATGGGCGGCGTCAATCGGGACAGTGTGAATAAATATCCTGGCAACGAAGGAGAAGGTGTCACGATTATCTCCATGGAGAACGATATCTGGAACGTCAACCATATCAACCTGCCGAAGCCAGCTCTGATTCAGGGCAGCAATAAATATGTTGACGATCATGATACGGCTTCAGTGGGGATTATGGCGGCAAGAGACATTGGCGCAGGCGTCCGTGGGCTTAGCTGGAAAAGCCGCGTGGGCTTCAGCGACTGGCACTATAACAACCTCTATAACATGATCCCGTTGCTCAAAGCAGGCGATGTCGTACAGATTGGCATGCAGACCGGCGGCGGTGAGATCACAGGGTGCACCACAACCTGCTACGTGCCGCAGGAGAATGTGCAGAGCTACTACGACATCATCAAGGCTCTCACCGATAAAGGCGTCTATGTCATTGAAGCGGCAGGGAACGGCAACGTTAACCTCGATCATAGTGCGTTTAACGGTAAATTTGACGTTAATGTCCGCGATTCCGGGGCCATCATTGCCGGTGCGTTTTGTGCGAAGGAGGGTAAGAGAGCCTACTTCAGTACCTACGGATCGCGCGTCACCAGTTCGTCATGGGGATGCTGGGATGTGGTCAGCGCGGGCTTTGGCAACCTTTATAATGCGCCAAACGCACAGTATACGTCGACGTTCGCCGGCACGTCGTCTGCGAACCCGATTATTGCCGGCGTGGTCGCGAGCCTGTCGGGCATTGCGAAAGCCAATGGTATCACCGTGACGCCGCGTCAGATGCGTCAGATTCTGGCGGAGACCGGTACGCCGCTGGCGAACGGGGAGTCGGCGAAAGTGGGTACACAGCCTGACATGGAGCGCGCGGTAGCCCGCATTATGGCGCTGAAAGACGGTAACACGCCTGTCGCGCCGGCTCCAACGGCTGCGGCAGGGGCAGATTACACCATGGTGTCACCGGCCACTGGCGTGAGCACCTACCCGCTGGACGGCAGCAAGAGCCTGAATGCCAAATCCTATAACTGGAGCGTGACGAAAGGGGCTGAAACCTTCTCACTGGAGGCGAAACTAAACGGCACGCTGGTGAAGAGCGTGGATAGCGCGCATGCCTATGCCGTCATTCCGGCCAACAGCGAGGGAGAAGCGGTCTTCACGCTGACCACAACCGGCGCAGACGGCCGTACCGCGACGGACAGCATGACCATTAAGGTCACTAAGCCTGCGGTACCCGCGAAAGACGACACCCCGGCAAAAGACGATACGCCGGTAAAACCTGCTGCACCGGCCTATAACGCCAAAATTGCTTACCCGACCAAATGCACCAAAGTCTCTTACAACGGAAAAATTTGGTTCAACCAGTGGTATGTCAACCCGGGCCAGGAAACCCCGGGAACCGGCGGGCAGTGGGGCGCATGGCGTGAACAGGGCGCTTCCAATAACAGCTGTAAATAA
- a CDS encoding urease subunit beta: MIPGEYQIQPGTIALNVGRETRRVIVENHGDRPIQVGSHYHFYEVNPALKFDREATKGYRLNIPAGTAVRFEPGQKREVTLVKVTGAQRIFGFRGDVMGEVKNG; the protein is encoded by the coding sequence ATGATCCCAGGCGAGTATCAGATCCAACCCGGCACTATTGCCCTTAACGTCGGGCGCGAAACCCGGCGTGTCATCGTCGAAAATCACGGTGACCGGCCGATCCAGGTGGGATCGCACTACCACTTTTACGAGGTGAATCCGGCGCTGAAGTTTGACCGGGAAGCCACCAAAGGCTACCGGCTGAATATTCCGGCAGGCACCGCCGTGCGTTTCGAACCTGGCCAGAAGCGCGAAGTGACGCTGGTTAAGGTCACCGGGGCGCAGCGCATTTTCGGTTTCCGTGGTGATGTGATGGGAGAAGTGAAAAATGGCTGA